In a single window of the Eleginops maclovinus isolate JMC-PN-2008 ecotype Puerto Natales chromosome 6, JC_Emac_rtc_rv5, whole genome shotgun sequence genome:
- the si:ch211-252f13.5 gene encoding uncharacterized protein si:ch211-252f13.5 produces MARLSTLLFLCVTSLFNGAASVPEICRGTRCFSGQDWSRPCVGAHCQRRTEAVAPRRQFPHSAQSRQGHVYPSYQQDAHFSHHQAQSAPLSPYTIIQPQQGGFAQPSGTDGTRRTNPRTITAEVFHPGCVGGTCPTSVSHRPTADDGATQGCKGIGCKLPLRMRQMPKPCVGEGCGTHGGDDGRAGHSSPVHVTDRAAQFLDELPDFGTERGAWIQLTCDMKPGNNELPSEDALVLQLSLSKSQEKLVEALRGQQDEVRELQRLLSEQQGTLVNQQREILEQQRRMYEQMEQVKAQYNIMMDSIKQTSFPNLQGEMDSHMESMNGQVRAHQAQQALSLHKVDMEASVMEVGRPLMACGSCGPEEYCSFSSGHPRCEKCTICPAGFFLVAQCSIHADRICQDRDECLEVADLCGDRQKCLNTPGGFRCQGMTERDGNSGMCGHDYFYNSDMDECQACNECDGEPIASPCTFTADAICSGPVPAGDNALSLSWAGDVSLPGATGHFLAHAFPSVQLQIKGKGDGVLLSAEEGRLVLRQHGLVWLDENLSVSHGCRSFIQLCLRMNNTDSSEGRDLSGVRVEQREERSLQSVSISGVAEVAPGNKISLILRSASNHCNQSNDGLQLYDLSAASLSLLWLSHDTGAVAMTAQAMVSAHYHTNYRPVFRTSSTSDPYVVGLTHDGRGIRFAESGTVRFVFQQALYSMGQACVSEGFQLLSYLNRNGTSTELGRSFKPGVHYRDTSLSLTGAAKVGSGDTLGFEILSPAQCNVRFFGDETGISILSLVWVPAALSSSLTASVSNTGLPSGAVRNKPLFFRQISAQVSQMGLLGKGPTDQKRDFIFKESGTASVAMDLKLIHSCNLVKVTLLKRSDLDGSGGGRETEGARPVPLAQQVAGQMPVGSHWASVSLRASFQVHNGTAVFFTLDCVRGRVNQISYQTGSGVSILWVAE; encoded by the exons ATGGCGCGTCTCTCTACCTTATTGTTTCTCTGTGTAACATCTTTGTTTAATGGGGCTGCGAGCGTACCTGAGATTTGCCGAGGCACGCGCTGCTTTTCTGGCCAGGACTGGAGCAGACCGTGCGTTGGAGCGCACTGCCAAAGGCGCACCGAGGCAGTGGCACCCAGAAGACAGTTTCCCCACTCTGCACAGTCCAGACAAGGACATGTGTACCCGAGTTACCAACAGGATGCTCATTTTAGTCACCACCAAGCCCAGAGTGCTCCGTTATCACCGTACACCATCATCCAACCTCAGCAGGGAGGCTTTGCACAGCCATCAGGGACGGATGGCACCAGGAGGACCAACCCAAGGACCATCACGGCGGAGGTATTCCATCCTGGCTGCGTCGGTGGGACATGTCCTACCTCTGTCTCTCATCGCCCCACGGCTGATGACGGTGCAACGCAGGGGTGCAAGGGGATCGGATGTAAACTTCCCCTCCGCATGCGCCAGATGCCCAAGCCTTGCGTCGGGGAAGGATGCGGTACACACGGAGGAGACGACGGGAGAGCAGGGCACTCCTCACCGGTTCATGTGACAGACAGAGCAGCACAGTTTCTGGATGAGCTTCCAGACTTTGGGACGGAACGTGGTGCATGGATACAGTTGACATGTGACATGAAACCAG GCAACAATGAGCTTCCCTCCGAGGACGCTCTTGTGCTGCAGCTGTCCCTGTCTAAGAGCCAGGAGAAACTGGTTGAGGCCCTCAGGGGCCAGCAGGACGAGGTCAGGGAGCTGCAGAGGCTCCTCAGCGAGCAGCAGGGGACGCTGGTGAACCAGCAGAGAGAAATactggagcagcagaggaggatgtACGAACAGATGGAGCAA GTTAAAGCCCAGTACAACATAATGATGGACAGCATCAAACAAACATCTTTCCCGAACCTCCAGGGGGAGATGGACAGTCATATGGAAAGCATGAACGGGCAGGTTCGAGCCCACCAAGCTCAGCAGGCGCTCTCTCTGCACAAGGTGGACATGGAGGCCAGCGTTATGGAG GTGGGGCGCCCCCTGATGGCTTGTGGGAGTTGCGGTCCTGAGGAGTACTGCAGCTTCAGCAGCGGTCATCCTCGCTGTGAGAAATGTACCATCTGTCCTGCCGGCTTCTTCCTTGTTGCGCAGTGTTCAATCCATGCTGACCGAATCTGCCAG GACAGAGATGAATGCCTTGAAGTAGCTGATCTGTGTGGAGATCGACAGAAGTGTCTCAATACTCCAG GTGGCTTCAGGTGCCAGGGCATGACGGAGCGTGATGGCAACTCAGGAATGTGCGGCCACGACTACTTCTACAACTCGGACATGGATGAGTGTCAGGCCTGCAATGAGTGCGATGGAGAGCCCATTGCTTCACCTTGTACCTTCACTGCAGACGCCATCTGCTCGGGCCCAGTTCCTGCTGGTGACAACGCACTCTCTCTATCCTGGGCCGGAGATGTAAGTCTGCCTGGCGCCACAGGCCACTTCTTGGCTCATGCCTTCCCTAGCGTGCAGCTTCAAATCAAGGGAAAAGGTGACGGAGTTTTACTGTCTGCCGAGGAAGGCCGTCTGGTGCTCAGGCAGCACGGTTTGGTCTGGCTGGATGAGAACCTCTCGGTAAGCCACGGCTGCCGTAGCTTCATCCAGTTGTGCCTACGTATGAACAACACAGACAGCTCTGAAGGTCGCGACCTCAGCGGTGTTAGGGTCGAGCAGCGGGAAGAAAGGTCCCTCCAGAGTGTCAGCATCAGCGGGGTAGCAGAGGTCGCCCCAGGTAACAAGATATCCCTCATCCTCCGTAGTGCCAGCAACCACTGTAATCAAAGCAATGATGGTCTGCAGCTGTACGACCTTTCAGCAGCGTCACTCAGTCTTCTCTGGCTCTCACATGACACCGGGGCTGTTGCCATGACAGCACAGGCAATGGTGTCCGCACACTACCATACCAACTATCGCCCGGTCTTCCGCACCAGCTCCACGTCTGACCCTTACGTCGTGGGGCTGACTCATGATGGCCGAGGGATCCGTTTTGCAGAAAGTGGCACCGTGCGGTTCGTATTTCAGCAGGCATTGTACTCCATGGGCCAGGCGTGTGTGAGTGAGGGTTTCCAACTGTTATCGTACCTGAACCGTAACGGAACCAGCACTGAGTTGGGCCGTTCTTTCAAACCAGGCGTCCACTATCGAGACACGTCCTTATCTCTGACAGGAGCTGCTAAAGTTGGCTCTGGGGACACCCTAGGTTTTGAGATTCTCTCTCCTGCTCAGTGCAACGTGCGCTTCTTTGGAGATGAGACAGGCATCAGTATCCTCAGCTTGGTTTGGGTCCCTGCtgctctgtcttcctctctgactGCATCCGTGTCCAACACCGGCCTACCGTCAGGAGCAGTCAGGAACAAGCCGCTGTTCTTCCGCCAGATCAGTGCTCAGGTGTCTCAGATGGGGCTACTAGGGAAAGGACCAACAGATCAGAAGcgagattttatttttaaggagaGTGGTACAGCCAGTGTGGCTATGGATCTTAAACTCATTCATTCTTGCAACCTGGTCAAGGTGACTCTTCTAAAGCGCAGTGATCTGGATGGGTCAGGGGGAGGCCGAGAGACCGAGGGAGCACGACCCGTCCCTCTTGCCCAGCAGGTGGCTGGTCAGATGCCTGTGGGAAGTCATTGGGCCAGTGTAAGCCTGCGGGCGTCCTTCCAGGTCCATAACGGTACAGCTGTGTTCTTCACACTTGACTGTGTACGCGGACGAGTCAACCAGATCAGCtaccaaacaggaagtggagtgtCGATCCTCTGGGTTGCAGAGtaa